A genomic region of Natronoarchaeum mannanilyticum contains the following coding sequences:
- a CDS encoding cytochrome d ubiquinol oxidase subunit II — MTSPLMLSTEQYLVPSLPTIWFGVVLFTLAMYVALDGFDFGIGMLYATRDEHDRETLLAAFGPVWDANEVWLVAFGTTLLAAFPPIYSRLLSEHYLLAIAIVMGLVFRGVSPELREQRDDDDWQRICDRLFVFGSTITPLLLGTLVGSWIFGTPALSAPSLLTGIGLVALSLASGAAFVAAKTRGSLAADMVRYGTASTLSYLGGVVVLLTVVLWTDPVGVRSLLLTPSAVAVVLGSVLLGVGGIVLARRGRHRLWFASTVGLSALLVALVARLLYPTIYPASGLTIEGAVVSPLALNLVTVLGLPVLVLVLWYFKFLYDVFAGPIDEQGAEGGY; from the coding sequence ATGACTAGCCCGTTGATGCTCTCGACCGAGCAGTACCTCGTCCCGTCGCTCCCGACGATCTGGTTCGGCGTCGTCCTGTTCACGCTCGCGATGTACGTCGCCCTCGACGGGTTCGACTTCGGAATCGGCATGCTCTATGCCACCCGCGACGAGCACGACCGAGAGACCCTGCTCGCGGCGTTCGGACCGGTCTGGGACGCCAACGAGGTGTGGCTGGTCGCGTTCGGAACCACCCTGCTCGCCGCGTTCCCGCCGATCTACTCGCGGCTGCTCAGCGAACACTACCTGCTCGCCATCGCCATCGTGATGGGCCTCGTGTTCCGGGGCGTCTCGCCAGAACTCAGGGAACAGCGAGATGACGACGATTGGCAGCGGATCTGCGACCGGCTGTTCGTCTTCGGCAGCACGATCACGCCGCTCCTGCTCGGGACGCTCGTCGGGAGCTGGATCTTCGGGACGCCCGCGCTCAGTGCGCCGAGTCTTCTGACCGGGATCGGACTGGTCGCGCTGTCGCTCGCTAGCGGCGCGGCCTTCGTCGCCGCGAAGACGCGAGGCTCGCTTGCAGCCGATATGGTCCGGTATGGGACGGCGTCCACGCTCTCGTATCTCGGCGGCGTCGTCGTCCTCCTCACGGTCGTCCTCTGGACCGACCCCGTCGGCGTCCGGAGCCTGCTACTGACGCCGTCGGCGGTCGCCGTCGTGCTCGGGAGCGTCCTGCTGGGCGTCGGGGGGATCGTTCTCGCCCGAAGGGGGCGCCACCGGCTCTGGTTCGCCAGTACGGTCGGCCTCTCCGCCCTGCTCGTCGCTCTCGTCGCCCGGTTGCTGTATCCGACGATCTATCCGGCCAGCGGACTCACGATCGAGGGCGCGGTGGTGTCGCCGCTCGCGCTCAACCTCGTCACCGTGCTTGGCCTCCCGGTGCTGGTGCTCGTGCTGTGGTACTTCAAGTTCCTCTACGACGTCTTCGCCGGGCCGATCGACGAACAAGGGGCCGAGGGGGGCTACTAG
- a CDS encoding acyl-CoA thioesterase gives MTTRLTETYIENRAMVQPNHANMLDTAHGGNVMKWMDEVGAMSAMRFAGETCVTARMSQVDFERPIQVGDTALIEAYVYAAGTTSVRVRVKTYRENPTTGETEPTADSYIVYVAIDEDRNTVEVPDLRVETDRAQRLRDEALAGENGGD, from the coding sequence ATGACGACGAGGCTGACGGAGACGTACATCGAGAACCGGGCGATGGTCCAGCCCAACCACGCCAACATGCTCGATACGGCCCACGGGGGCAACGTGATGAAGTGGATGGACGAGGTCGGCGCGATGTCGGCGATGCGCTTCGCGGGCGAAACCTGCGTCACCGCGCGGATGAGCCAGGTCGACTTCGAGCGGCCGATCCAAGTCGGCGACACCGCGCTGATCGAGGCGTACGTCTACGCCGCCGGAACGACGAGCGTCCGGGTGCGGGTGAAGACGTACCGCGAGAACCCGACGACCGGCGAGACGGAACCGACCGCGGACTCCTACATCGTCTACGTGGCCATCGACGAGGATCGGAACACCGTCGAGGTTCCAGACCTGCGCGTCGAAACGGACCGCGCACAACGCCTCCGAGACGAGGCGCTCGCGGGCGAGAACGGCGGCGACTGA
- a CDS encoding TraB/GumN family protein has translation MTEPAEPDAASPDADAPGSVTVVGTAHVSAESAERVEEEIRERRPDVVAVELDEGRYRQMKGEAPDDIEAKDLLGGNTVFQFLAYWMLSYVQTQMGDRFDIEPGADMKAAIETAEEFGLGVALVDRDIQVTMQRFWTRLSLGEKFKLIGGLALGITDPLTLGVVGGAGVGMVLGAVFGQFLAPMVGLGGLLTLGVTSGIALQILGGLVGGAAVGLGVGLFALPSIRPPGGLADTFDAFTFRLLVGIVGGAAVGLALAIANPLPAGILGAGAFESFGETVLRLLSGAALGGLVGIAIGAVVGLVLSSSVEDVDDAAELDDDFDIEDLTDGDVVTAMMEEFRKFSPRGAEALIDERDAFIAHKLHALRAQGHDVVAVVGAGHRAGIERYLEHPEELPEIESISETASGRRFSIGKIVGYLFTVGFAAFFFLLLMAGVQDTFLLKLFGAWFLINGVFAFGMARLAGARWSSAGVGGAVAWLTSINPLLAPGWFAGYVELRHRPVNVGDIQTLNQILDDTESPISDLLGRMFDVPLFRLIMIVAMTNIGSIVASFLFATVVIPAMAPEIGGVSGIMAELVAGARNSAELIAELVT, from the coding sequence ATGACAGAGCCTGCGGAGCCGGACGCCGCGTCGCCGGACGCCGACGCGCCCGGCAGCGTGACCGTGGTCGGCACCGCCCACGTGTCGGCCGAAAGCGCCGAGCGGGTCGAAGAGGAGATCCGCGAGCGCCGGCCCGACGTCGTCGCGGTCGAACTCGACGAGGGCCGCTACCGCCAGATGAAAGGCGAGGCGCCCGACGACATCGAGGCCAAGGACCTGCTGGGCGGCAACACCGTATTTCAGTTTCTCGCCTACTGGATGCTGTCGTACGTCCAGACCCAGATGGGCGACCGCTTCGACATCGAGCCCGGCGCCGACATGAAGGCCGCCATCGAGACGGCCGAGGAGTTCGGGCTGGGCGTCGCGCTGGTCGACCGGGACATCCAGGTGACGATGCAGCGGTTCTGGACGAGACTCTCGCTCGGCGAGAAGTTCAAGCTGATCGGCGGGCTGGCGCTCGGGATCACCGACCCGCTGACGCTCGGCGTCGTCGGCGGCGCCGGCGTCGGGATGGTGCTGGGCGCCGTCTTCGGCCAGTTCCTCGCGCCGATGGTCGGGCTGGGCGGACTGCTCACGCTCGGCGTGACGAGCGGCATCGCCCTCCAGATCCTCGGCGGCCTCGTCGGCGGCGCCGCGGTCGGGCTGGGCGTCGGCCTGTTCGCGCTGCCCTCGATCCGCCCGCCGGGCGGGCTCGCGGACACGTTCGACGCGTTCACGTTTCGACTGCTCGTGGGGATCGTCGGCGGCGCCGCCGTCGGCCTCGCGCTCGCGATCGCGAACCCGCTTCCCGCCGGGATTCTGGGAGCGGGGGCCTTCGAGAGCTTCGGCGAGACGGTGCTCCGGCTCCTCTCAGGCGCCGCGCTCGGCGGCCTCGTCGGCATCGCGATCGGCGCCGTCGTCGGGCTCGTGCTCTCGTCCAGCGTCGAGGACGTCGACGACGCCGCGGAGCTGGACGACGACTTCGACATCGAGGATCTGACCGACGGCGACGTCGTCACGGCGATGATGGAGGAGTTCCGCAAGTTCAGCCCGCGGGGAGCCGAGGCGCTGATCGACGAGCGCGACGCCTTCATCGCCCACAAGCTCCACGCGCTGCGCGCCCAGGGTCACGACGTCGTCGCGGTCGTCGGCGCCGGCCACCGCGCCGGCATCGAGCGCTACCTGGAGCATCCCGAGGAGCTGCCCGAGATCGAGTCGATCTCCGAGACGGCGTCGGGACGCCGTTTCTCGATCGGCAAGATCGTCGGCTACCTGTTCACGGTCGGCTTCGCGGCCTTCTTCTTCCTCCTGCTGATGGCCGGCGTCCAGGACACGTTCCTGCTGAAGCTGTTCGGCGCGTGGTTCCTGATCAACGGCGTCTTCGCGTTCGGGATGGCCCGGCTGGCCGGCGCGCGCTGGTCGAGCGCGGGCGTCGGCGGCGCGGTCGCCTGGCTCACCAGCATCAACCCGCTGCTCGCGCCGGGCTGGTTCGCGGGCTACGTCGAACTGCGCCACCGGCCCGTGAACGTCGGCGACATCCAGACGCTCAACCAGATCCTCGACGACACCGAGAGCCCGATCTCCGACCTGCTCGGGCGGATGTTCGACGTGCCCCTGTTCAGACTGATCATGATCGTCGCGATGACCAACATCGGCAGCATCGTCGCCAGCTTCCTGTTCGCGACCGTCGTCATCCCGGCCATGGCGCCGGAGATCGGCGGCGTCAGCGGTATCATGGCCGAACTGGTCGCCGGCGCGCGCAACAGCGCAGAACTGATCGCGGAGCTGGTGACCTGA
- a CDS encoding metalloprotease, protein MAGARRSGRRGGQSLSFSNRELRDLAVAWTVLSAAFAVFLTGPSAIGTDGFVTVVVLCIVTVGVGFMLHELAHKVVAVRFGQLAEFRADYSMLFLALMGAFIGFIFAAPGAVHHRGRITPRENGLIAVAGPVTNLLLAAIFLPFAFAPVEFLASVGAFGVFINVFLAAFNMIPFGPLDGKTVIAWSKLAFAAVFGVSAVAAYFAFTRLGWLPV, encoded by the coding sequence ATGGCGGGCGCACGACGATCCGGACGGCGCGGCGGCCAGTCGCTGTCCTTTAGCAACCGCGAACTTCGGGATCTGGCGGTCGCGTGGACCGTGCTCTCGGCGGCGTTCGCGGTGTTCCTGACCGGGCCGTCGGCGATCGGGACCGACGGCTTCGTCACCGTCGTCGTCCTCTGTATCGTGACGGTCGGCGTCGGTTTCATGCTCCACGAACTCGCCCACAAGGTCGTCGCGGTCCGGTTCGGCCAGCTCGCGGAGTTCCGCGCCGACTACAGCATGCTATTCCTGGCGCTGATGGGCGCGTTCATCGGGTTCATCTTCGCCGCGCCGGGTGCGGTGCACCACCGCGGCCGGATCACGCCCCGCGAGAACGGGCTGATCGCCGTCGCCGGGCCGGTGACGAACTTGCTACTGGCGGCGATTTTCCTCCCATTCGCGTTCGCCCCGGTCGAGTTCCTGGCGAGCGTCGGCGCCTTCGGCGTGTTCATCAACGTGTTCCTCGCCGCGTTCAACATGATCCCGTTCGGCCCGCTCGACGGGAAAACGGTGATCGCGTGGAGCAAACTGGCGTTCGCCGCCGTGTTCGGCGTCTCGGCGGTCGCGGCGTACTTCGCGTTCACCCGCCTCGGCTGGCTGCCGGTCTAA
- a CDS encoding MTH865 family protein: protein MADKAELREQMIDAFEGADYPISSPMDLVPALPNGPGTKFESGDFSMTAMELNTKLSGGDFPYDSPDAFVDDVLEELEANGHI, encoded by the coding sequence CAGAACTCCGAGAGCAGATGATCGACGCCTTCGAGGGCGCTGACTACCCGATCTCCAGCCCGATGGACCTGGTCCCCGCGCTGCCGAACGGCCCGGGCACCAAGTTCGAGTCGGGCGACTTCTCGATGACCGCGATGGAGCTCAACACCAAGCTCTCGGGCGGCGACTTCCCGTACGACTCGCCCGACGCGTTCGTCGACGACGTCCTCGAGGAGCTCGAAGCGAACGGCCACATCTGA